The following DNA comes from Papaver somniferum cultivar HN1 chromosome 4, ASM357369v1, whole genome shotgun sequence.
TTAAATGGCAAATTAAAAGTCCGTAAGCTGAGTTGGTGCATTCCACTTTGTCAAGATTGAGAACTATATTCAGAAAACAAGCTGGTCAAAACCACATACTTGTAGAACACTGTTTGCTTAAACCAAACATTGGTGCCAAATCTGATAATTAAATCTTGACAAACTTATCCCACTCAGCATCTGATTAGTCTTGTCTAGACTTTACTTGATATTTTTCATCTCTTGATATATCATATGCCcacctttttttctttcttatatgGTGCAGAATCTGAGGTCAAACTTAAGACTGTGGAAGCTTGGGACACTACCGCCAGCTCTAATCGCCTTCAGAGATCAGGTTCAGCCAATTGATCCAACTTGGCACATGTTAGGCTTAGGCTACCAGAGTAAAACCAACATTGAATCTGTAAAGAAAGCTGCTGTTATTCACTACAATGGCCAATGTAAACCATGGATAGAAATTGGATTCGAGCATCTTCGGCCTTTTTGGACTAGGTATGTTAACTACAGCAACGATTTTGTAAGGAACTGTCACATCTTGGAGTAGTGGCGGATCAACTGGAGAACAAGAACATATCGACTTGTTGACAGAGAATTATATACATGAATGGGTTACCATTAAATTTTGCGGCTCAATTTTTTGCAAGATTAAATGGAGAAGGGAATATGGTATTTCCCATGTTGGCAACACCAGTCAGAGAAGAATTCTTTCGATTTTTGTAACATAGCAATCAGAGCCAACCCATGGTCACCAGCAACCATTGCGTTGATCGGCCCCTATTTTTTGAGAGCACCCAATTTCTTTCTCGTTTTTTGTTCTTTCTTGTACTTTCTTAGCCATGTAGAGGATCTAAGGGCAGAATTTTTGTGAGGTAGATTTCCTCAGTTTTGTATACTATATATATCCCCTCGTGAATTCATTTTAGACATTTTCCACAAATATGCAGAAAACTTGTGTATATTGTAAAAACTAAGCCTGCCAGCTCTGGTAGGATGTCTCCTTTACCACGTTGATCATGTGTTCCTCAACCGAAGAGTGGCAAAATTCTTTTCGTCTTGTGAATGTTATGACCTGCGAGTCCCTGACTGtacattttttgttatttttgttcatAAACTATTCTTATCGTATGCCTAACAGCCGAAGGTTTTGTCATGTTCCCGTGGAGTTTAGTGATAAAATTTATTGGAGGAATGGTTTTTTTATTATAGAAAACAAGCATAAACCGATGGATTTTTCTTTGTTATGTTTCTTGGCATTGGAGGAGATGACAAGAACGGCGTTGTTTGCGACTTTAACCATGACATCTCATTGTTTTAGAGGATCATTTCTCCTGACTTCCACAATGATGCACATTGCTTAGATTCTTGAACCAGAAGAAGATCCCTATGTCATTATTACAAGTAAGTATGAATTCCTTTCTTTAATACCTTTTCTAGTGTTTCCATTAGTTTTTCTTAGTACTAACTTCATGAATTTCAGGGTTTTTACATGTTCTTAGACAATACTAGTGAAGGGTTGAGTGTAATATCTGTTACTTGTTTATAAATATTTGATCTTCCCTACTACCCATGGAGAGTTTGGCAAAGCTTCAAGTTTCATAATAATTTATAGACAACTTaactgttttcttttcttttattgagCTATTTTTATGGATTTGTCAGGCTTTATCTTTGGAAGCTCAACTCCAGACTTTCTCATTTTTTGCAGGACAGCCAAGTTCTGCGTGTTCTCATATAAACTCGATCAAGGTAACAGGGTTTCTCTTTTGATCTTGGTTAGTGAGGACCCAATTTGAGATCTTGGGTAAATTCTTATAGAAGACTAATGTCAGAAGTACAGGATCAGTTAGAGATCAGGTTTCGGTTAAACGACGGGTCAGACATTGGTCCTAAAACTTACTCATCTGCTACTGGTATTTGCACTTTGAAGGAAAGCATCCTTGCACAATGGCCTAAAGGTTGGTTGTCACTTGATATTTTTTCTTACATTTTGATTTTCTAGATGCAGCCATTTTTAAGCTACTCTCTACTTCAATGGTTCACTCATCCAGATCATTTACATGACTAATTCTTGTTGTTACACCAGGAAAGGAGAACGGTCCGAGAACAGTGAAAGATGTGAAGTTAATAGGTGCTGGTAAGATATTGGAGAACAGTAAAACATTAGAAGAGTGCAAGAGCCCAATATGCGGTCTAACAGGAGAAGTTACAACCATGCATGTAGTTGTCCACCCCCCACCCACTCAAGGAGGTAAACTTTTAATCCAGAGCAATTCAATCTTAGTTCTTGAACAGTCGATGGTCAATTTATTCCCGCTGGTTTCGTATTTGGATCTTTCTGACATTTATTTTATAAACAGAAAAGAGATCATCAAATCAACTGCAGAACAGATGTGTTTGTGTCATCTTGTAAGTTGCAAATAGAAATGTATGAAGAAAGACTGATTatttgcagctgaaaaagaaaTCCGTTTTCATTATTTCGGCGCCTTATGGAGAGGATGCAACACAAATCTAGCTCATCGTATTTGCTGCTTGTACATTTTGTGTTTGCTATTCTTACATTAGTTAGACATGTATTCTCACATCATCGTTCGTTAATTCTCGTTTCAAGCAATGTACTACACTTTCGAAACCCAAATTCTCGTTACTACACTTTCAAGCATTTGAGTTCTACTAGATAAAACCCAAATTCTAATGGGTTTGTTCGGGATATAGATTTCTTTCAATAGCAGTCTACACTCTTACCGCTTGGAAACAAAGCAGAATCGAGTGTCACCGAGACATTTGCGTCAGAGGTGACTTGTGATCAAAATTGTGATTTGAAACAACATTTGCGTCATACCTCATTGTGATTAAAAATCGGTCTCACCGAACCTTTAGGGCctttccactcattgccaattggttttgagttggatgcccatattctaacagacaattaaatcgggtggaGAGGtccaaaggattataaaccgcaggatcttagattgcccagataatgtgggactaataatctcaacatgccTCCTCACGTGTAggctcgttgggtctaacacgtgcacaattaaatcgggtgacgtggagtaaaggtgcggtcaaatgactcgacacaaataggctgctctgataccatgttaaagtctgcgggcatccaactcaaaaccaattggcaatgagtggagaggcccaaaggattataaaaccgcaggatcttagattgtccagataatgtgggactaataatctcaacagaaaCTAATACACACTTTtattgtaaagaaaaaaaaatgaagagtaAATTCGTCTTGTAAAGAAAAAagcaaatgaaaaaaatgaagagtAAATTCATCGTGCGCTATTAGCCCCCTCAAGGTAAAGCGGGATGCATGCAAAACCTTCAACTTGTTTCTCAGAAGACCAAATCTTGGACCAGCTAACCCTTTAGTGAACACATCTGCAACTTGGTCCAAAATGGAGATGTAGGTGCCTTGCGAAGAAATAAAAGTCCACTATAATGTGTTTCATCCGATTATGGGAAACTGGATTGAAAGATAAAGAAATGACATTAGTGTTATCACATTGAACCACTGGAGTTGTGGGTAGGAAAAGATTAAGATCTTGTAGTAACCGACACACCCAAAAAATCTTTGCAGCAGTTTGAGCCAAACTGTGATACCCTGCCTCTGTGGAGCTTCAAGCAACTGAGTTCCGCCTCTTACTTAACTAAGAGATAGGGTTCTAGTATCAAGTTCACCGGCCCTGTTGGTATCACCAAACCCATGAACTAGTAAAAGACCTTTGTTGAACAAATTTCCATAATCTAAAATCCCTTTGATATACCTTAGTATTCTTTTAGCAGCAACAAAGTAAATGTTAGTTGGATTTTGCACGAATTGACATACCTGATTCACTGCATAACTGATTTCAGGTGGGTCCACTGAGATATTATAAAGCTTAGTGGGATACTATCACCCGCAAACAACATAGAGTGAACTGGAACTGGAGAAGGAAAAACTTTAGCATCAGTCATACTAGTTTCTCTAATAAGTTTAGGGCATATTTTGTTTAATACATAAAAAGACCACACAAATTTCTCTCAATCTCCAAGTCTTGAAAGTAGTGCAAAGCATCAAAGTCCTTCGATGGAAAATGAGTCCCTAGATGAGTAATCAAATCAGAACAATAAGACTTTGAGTTGCCGGTAATgagtatgtcatctacataaacaaGAAGTATTGTGATCCATGAGCCctatttttgaaaaaataaagatGTTTCAGATACTGATAATTTGGAACCATAAAAAAGTAAGATTGTCATAAGATTTTCATACCAAGCTCCGGgagcttgttttaatccatagaTTGACTTGTGAAGTTTGCATACATATGGTTGAGAAATTGGGATCAACATGCTGAGTCACGTACACCTTTTCAGATAAATCAATATGGAGAAAGGCATTACTCACATCAAGTTGTGAGACATGCCATTTTAAAGTACACAACTAAAGACAAAATCATTCTAACAGTGGTGGGTTTATCTATAGGTTTGAAGGTTTCCTCATAATCTTAACCAACTTGTAGATGAAATCCTTTAGCTACTAGCTTGGATTTGTATCTAGCTATAAAACCACCAAGGTTATGCTTCACTTTGAAAACCAACTTGCACCCTACAAGATTCTGATAATGAAAAAATTCCATCTTCCTTTAATGCATTGTATTCATCTACCATAGAATGTCTCTAATATGGAATCTTATTTGCTTGTGTAAAACTAGTAGATATTGAGGGAGGAATAATATAAGTAAGTGTAGATATAAGAGCATGTTTTCCGGAGTACACCTTAGGTTTAAAACTCCATTCTTACTTCCAGTAAGCATTAATAACAGATTCTACAACATGTGAAGCAGTATCACAATCAACAGATAAAGTAGAAGAAGCAATATGAGCAGGTTGAACTAAAAAAGTATCAGTGGAAACAACAGatgaaataaaatcaagagaaacAACAGTAGCTGAATTAAAAGGGTTAGATGGAtgctcaaaaaataaataatcatcaACTGAAGTAATAACTGGTTCAATCGGTGTAGTAACCAAAGTAGCTAGGTGATCTTAAAGGATAACAATGTTTACTGAATATGACAAGCTTGGAAATATAGGCTCTTCCAGTAGAAGGATGGAGGCATCTGCA
Coding sequences within:
- the LOC113275849 gene encoding membrane-anchored ubiquitin-fold protein 2-like, with protein sequence MSEVQDQLEIRFRLNDGSDIGPKTYSSATGICTLKESILAQWPKGKENGPRTVKDVKLIGAGKILENSKTLEECKSPICGLTGEVTTMHVVVHPPPTQGEKRSSNQLQNRCVCVIL